From Pelmatolapia mariae isolate MD_Pm_ZW linkage group LG22, Pm_UMD_F_2, whole genome shotgun sequence, a single genomic window includes:
- the fhod3a gene encoding FH1/FH2 domain-containing protein 3 isoform X5, whose amino-acid sequence MAEGLTCLIKVGAEADQNYQNYILRALGQIMLYVDGMNGVIGHPETIQWLYTLVGSKFRLVVKTALKLLLVFVEYSESNAPLLIQAITSVDMKRGSKPWSNAMEILHEKDGVDTELLVYAMTLINKTLAALPDQDSFYDMVDGLEEQGMETLSQRHLGRKGTDLDLVEQLNIYETTLRHEDGDDDSQPPPMVRRDRRRASVGGGDKRHGLERRRSRRASLGRSGHASPCSPASPQRAGFQPFNGIRSEDVSERVEECEEDSIEEEKEEEEEETPVTESDSDEQEGANETTSSPARHLPSTVQRTTLQSITITSRKESVKETEQRNWSEPTPATTTTTSISSPSTPTLSPTVSCTPSPPGQPSLLATLLARKKSIVTVPATKEVSPPLRGSSHPSPDRLPYLPHSPFHLFSYDLDEEPSPPAPGKPSEESPKPTTSRNGALTSYSSLSTPSTPTSSRPALGGLLSSSYRQHQESLAAERERRRVEREERLQKIEREERNKHSRGYVDKMEEARLAREERYKNVERLAAEEYERERVRVSRNQPAVDLNFEPSEAWPPSSSRSSTPSSFASQEDAEAELETETPTAVPCTPSETEEANDFSASVDAEEKEAEATAEEEEEEEEGRKDVEVEEEVTAEREEEEVEEQAEEPEKEREEAEEDSGILSDKERQNEEVNEKDNCSASSISSASSTLEREERGSNESGFKEAEVNENCNKLLNSKLFMLDMLYSQNKKPSDEEEEEDVDKEKEEGEGEDKEAQQDANRQPGEDQEKNSRDEKSDHRGSIRPIAERFGDLIKDIGTSHAHLDGPANEPPPPPPKKESDTIWDQLLASPRELRIGDINFTDLTEEDDKDFLDAVLMGGCGELPPLPPPPPCIPRFPPPPPMLGSCPPPPPLFGSMRPPPPPSFNALIPVPPPPEPPLFNKKKKTIRLFWSEVRPTDCQYRDYKRSGESFWSKLEPVKLDTAKLEHLFESKSKEIPVTKKTAADGKRQEIIVLDSKRSNAINIGLTVLPPPRTIKTAILNFDEYALNKEGIEKILTMIPTEEEKQKIQEAQLANPDVPLGSAEQFLLTLSSISELSARLQLWAFKMDYEATEKEVAEPLQDLKEGMDQLEKNKTIRYVLSTLLSIGNFLNSTNAKGFELTYLEKVPEVKDTVHKQSLLHHVCSVVVENFPQSTDLYSEIGAITRSAKVDFDQLQENLCQMERRCKASWDHLKVIAKHEMKPQLKQKMSDFLKDCAERIIILKIVHRRIINRFHSFLLFLGHPAYSVREISVHRFSKILSEFALEYRTTRERVLQQKQKRADHRERNKTRGKMIMDVNTPCGRSSAGSNNSAPSGGQEIEQPQGLEHAEDAAEHEHMKAVLRTSLSGSDKEGSGVPGLRTRTRSRPGRGGRSMQAWTPPVEDTQICGDDAADEIMERIVRSATQGPGTRTQPRERRRSRANRKSLRRTLKNGLTPEEALALGLTDSPEPQM is encoded by the exons ATGGCTGAAGGTCTGACGTGTCTCATCAAGGTGGGAGCAGAAGCTGACCAAAACTACCAGAACTACATATTAAGAG CTCTCGGGCAGATCATGCTCTACGTGGACGGGATGAATGGCGTCATTGGCCATCCTGAGACAATCCAGTGGCTCTACACTCTCGTTGGCTCGAAG TTTCGTCTGGTGGTGAAAACAGCTTTGAAGCTGTTGCTGGTGTTTGTGGAGTACTCAGAGTCCAACGCGCCACTGCTGATCCAAGCCATCACCTCTGTGGACATGAAGAGAG GCAGCAAGCCATGGTCCAATGCTATGGAGATCTTGCATGAGAAGGATGGAGTGGATACGGAGCTTCTCGTCTATGCAATGACCCTCATCAATAAG ACTCTTGCAGCACTGCCCGACCAGGATTCGTTTTATGACATGGTGGATGGTCTGGAGGAGCAGGGCATGGAGACCCTTTCCCAAAGACACCTGGGGAGGAAAGGAACCGATCTTGACTTGGTCGAGCAGCTTAATATATATGAG ACGACCCTACGGCAtgaagatggtgatgatgacAGCCAGCCTCCACCAATGGTACGCCGGGACCGCAGGCGAGCCAGCGTTGGGGGCGGGGACAAAAGACATGGCCTGGAGAGGAGGCGGAGCCGCAGGGCTTCTCTTGGACGATCCGGTCACGCCTCGCCCTGCAGCCCTGCGTCCCCACAGAGAGCCGGCTTCCAACCTTTCAATGGAATCAGATCTGAGGACGTGAGCGAGAG AGTGGAGGAATGTGAGGAGGATAGCattgaggaggagaaggaggaagaggaagaggagactcCTGTGACTGAGTCTGATTCGGATGAGCAGGAGGGGGCTAATGAGACCACCTCCAG CCCCGCTAGACATCTTCCATCCACCGTTCAAAGAACAACCCTTCAGTCCATCACCATCACGTCCAGAAAGGAGTCTGTAAAGGAGACAGAGCAGAGGAACTGGAGTGAACCGACCccagcaacaacaaccaccaccagCATTTCCTCCCCCTCTACCCCAACCCTTTCTCCCACTGTGTCCTGCACTCCCAGTCCTCCAGGACAGCCCTCGCTCCTGGCCACACTGCTGGCCAGAAAAAAGTCTATCGTCACTGTGCCAGCTACCAAGGAGGTGAGCCCGCCGTTGCGTGGCAGCTCGCACCCCTCCCCCGACCGCCTGCCCTACCTGCCCCACTCACCCTTCCACCTCTTCTCGTACGATCTCGACGAGGAGCCGTCGCCCCCGGCTCCGGGAAAGCCAAGCGAGGAGTCACCCAAACCAACGACTTCCAG GAACGGAGCCCTGACGTCCTACTCCTCTCTCAGCACCCCGAGTACACCTACCAGCTCAAG ACCTGCTCTGGGAGGCCTCCTGTCCTCGTCCTACCGCCAGCACCAAGAATCTTTGGCAGCTGAGCGAGAGCGCCGCCGTGTGGAGAGAGAAGAGAGGCTACAGAAAAtagaaagagaggagaggaacaAGCACAG CCGCGGCTATGTGGATAAAATGGAAGAGGCCCGGCTCGCGCGGGAGGagag GTATAAGAACGTGGAACGTCTGGCGGCGGAAGAGTACGAGAGGGAGCGCGTCAGGGTGTCGAGGAATCAACCTGCCGTCGACCTGAACTTTGAACCCTCGGAAGCCTGGCCTCCGTCATCATCACGCAGCAGCACGCCGTCTTCCTTCGCCTCACAGGAGGACGCAGAGGCTGAGCTTGAAACAGAGACCCCAACTGCCGTTCCCTGCACTCCATCTGAGACTG AAGAAGCCAACGACTTTAGTGCCAGCGTAGACGCAGAGGAGAAAGAGGCAGAAGCCActgctgaggaggaggaggaggaagaggaaggacGGAAAGATGTGGAAGTAGAGGAGGAAGTGACAGCAGAaagggaagaggaagaagttgaGGAACAGGCAGAGGAaccagagaaggagagagaggaggcagaggaggacAGTGGCATCCTGAGCGACAAGGAACGGCAGAATGAGGAAGTAAATGAGAAGGACAACTGCTCAGCCTCCAGCATCTCCTCCGCCAGCAGCACTCTGGAAAGAGAGGAGAGGGGCAGCAATGAGAGCG GCTTTAAGGAGGCAGAGGTGAATGAGAACTGCAACAAACTCCTCAACAGCAAACTCTTTATGCTCGACATGCTGTACTCCCAGAACAAGAAGCCCAgcgatgaggaggaagaggaagatgtggacaaggagaaggaggaaggggagggggAGGACAAAGAGGCTCAGCAGGATGCTAACAGGCAACCTGGGGAAGACCAAGAGAAGAACAGCAGGGATGAGAAGTCGGACCATCGCGGCAGCATCCGACCGATTGCCGAGCGGTTCGGAGACTTGATCAAGGACATCGGCACGTCTCACGCTCACTTGGACGGCCCGGCCAACGAGCCCCCTCCTCCCCCGCCCAAAAAGGAATCGGACACAATCTGGGACCAGCTGCTGGCCAGCCCTCGAGAGCTGCGCATCGGGGACATCAACTTCACCGACCTGACAGAGGAAGACGACAAGGACTTCCTCGATGCCGTTTTGATGGGGGGCTGCGGAGAGCTCCCGCCCCTGCCCCCGCCTCCGCCCTGCATCCCCCGCTTCCCTCCACCCCCACCCATGTTGGGCAGTTGCCCTCCGCCCCCACCCTTATTTGGCAGCATGaggcctccacctcctccttcaTTTAACGCCCTAATTCCAGTGCCTCCTCCCCCAGAGCCGCCTCTGtttaacaaaaagaagaagacgatCAGACTCTTCTGGAGtgag GTGCGTCCGACAGACTGTCAGTACAGGGACTACAAGAGGAGTGGAGAGTCATTCTGGTCCAAACTGGAACCGGTGAAGTTGGACACAGCCAAACTGGAACACCTGTTTGAGTCAAAGTCAAAGGAAATACCAGTTACAAAG AAAACAGCGGCCGATGGCAAACGCCAAGAGATCATCGTTTTGGATTCCAAAAGGAGCAACGCCATCAATATTGGTCTGACAGTCCTGCCTCCACCTCGCACCATCAAGACAGCCATCCTCAACTTTGACGAGTATGCTCTCAACAAGGAGGGCATAGAG AAAATCCTGACGATGATCcccacagaggaggagaagCAGAAGATTCAGGAGGCTCAGCTGGCCAACCCTGATGTCCCGCTGGGCTCTGCAGAGCAGTTTCTCCTCACCCTGTCCTCCATCAGTGAGCTCTCTGCCAGACTCCAGCTCTGGGCCTTTAAAATGGACTACGAGGCAACGGAGAAg GAAGTAGCAGAGCCACTGCAGGATCTGAAGGAGGGTATGGATCAGCTGGAGAAGAACAAAACTATCCGCTACGTCCTCTCTACGCTGCTCTCCATCGGAAACTTCCTCAACAGCACCAAT GCTAAAGGCTTCGAGCTGACCTATTTGGAGAAGGTTCCAGAAGTGAAGGACACAGTCCATAAGCAGTCACTGCTCCATCACGTTTGCTCTGTGGTGGTGGAAAACTTCCCTCAGAGCACCGACCTCTACTCCGAGATAGGAGCCATCACGCGCTCTGCAAAA GTGGATTTTGACCAGCTGCAGGAGAACTTGTGTCAAATGGAGCGGCGCTGCAAAGCCTCGTGGGACCACCTGAAGGTGATTGCCAAGCACGAGATGAAGCCCCAGTTGAAGCAGAAGATGTCCGACTTCCTCAAAGACTGCGCAGAGCGAATCATCATCCTTAAGATTGTTCACCGCAGGATCATCAACAG GTTCCACTCCTTCCTGCTGTTCCTTGGTCACCCGGCCTACAGTGTGAGAGAGATCAGCGTCCACAGGTTCAGTAAAATCCTCAGCGAGTTTGCGCTGGAGTACCGGACCACCCGAGAGCGTGtgctgcagcagaaacagaaacgaGCCGACCATCGCGAGCGCAACAAGACCCGAGGAAAGATGATCATGGACGTAAACACTCCT TGTGGTCGGAGTAGCGCAGGGAGCAACAACAGCGCCCCCAGTGGGGGTCAGGAAATTGAGCAGCCTCAGGGTTTGGAGCATGCAGAGGATGCTGCAGAGCACGAGCACATGAAAGCGGTGCTGAGAACCAGCCTCAGTGGCAGTGACAAGGAGGGCAGCGGCGTGCCGGGACTGCGGACACGGACCAGGTCACGGCCTGGACGAGGAG GACGCAGCATGCAGGCATGGACTCCGCCTGTGGAGGACACTCAGATCTGTGGAGATGATGCCGCAGACGAAATCATGGAGCGCATAGTGAGGTCAGCCACTCAGGGTCCAGGAACCAGAACCCAGcccagagagaggaggagatcCAGGGCCAACCGCAAATCAT TGAGGCGGACGCTGAAAAACGGCCTGACGCCAGAAGAAGCTCTCGCTTTAGGGCTAACTGATTCCCCAGAGCCACAGATGTGA
- the fhod3a gene encoding FH1/FH2 domain-containing protein 3 isoform X3 — translation MATFVCRVQFLDDTDPFNSTNFPEPTRPPLYSFREDIPLINQLAGVHRLLKAPHKLDDCALQLSHNGTYLDLESSLAEQRDELEGFQQDDTGSRGKKHSVILRTQLTVRVHACIERLYNSNGRDLRRALFSLKQIFQDDKDLVHEFVMAEGLTCLIKVGAEADQNYQNYILRALGQIMLYVDGMNGVIGHPETIQWLYTLVGSKFRLVVKTALKLLLVFVEYSESNAPLLIQAITSVDMKRGSKPWSNAMEILHEKDGVDTELLVYAMTLINKTLAALPDQDSFYDMVDGLEEQGMETLSQRHLGRKGTDLDLVEQLNIYETTLRHEDGDDDSQPPPMVRRDRRRASVGGGDKRHGLERRRSRRASLGRSGHASPCSPASPQRAGFQPFNGIRSEDVSESPARHLPSTVQRTTLQSITITSRKESVKETEQRNWSEPTPATTTTTSISSPSTPTLSPTVSCTPSPPGQPSLLATLLARKKSIVTVPATKEVSPPLRGSSHPSPDRLPYLPHSPFHLFSYDLDEEPSPPAPGKPSEESPKPTTSRNGALTSYSSLSTPSTPTSSRPALGGLLSSSYRQHQESLAAERERRRVEREERLQKIEREERNKHSRGYVDKMEEARLAREERYKNVERLAAEEYERERVRVSRNQPAVDLNFEPSEAWPPSSSRSSTPSSFASQEDAEAELETETPTAVPCTPSETEEANDFSASVDAEEKEAEATAEEEEEEEEGRKDVEVEEEVTAEREEEEVEEQAEEPEKEREEAEEDSGILSDKERQNEEVNEKDNCSASSISSASSTLEREERGSNESGFKEAEVNENCNKLLNSKLFMLDMLYSQNKKPSDEEEEEDVDKEKEEGEGEDKEAQQDANRQPGEDQEKNSRDEKSDHRGSIRPIAERFGDLIKDIGTSHAHLDGPANEPPPPPPKKESDTIWDQLLASPRELRIGDINFTDLTEEDDKDFLDAVLMGGCGELPPLPPPPPCIPRFPPPPPMLGSCPPPPPLFGSMRPPPPPSFNALIPVPPPPEPPLFNKKKKTIRLFWSEVRPTDCQYRDYKRSGESFWSKLEPVKLDTAKLEHLFESKSKEIPVTKKTAADGKRQEIIVLDSKRSNAINIGLTVLPPPRTIKTAILNFDEYALNKEGIEKILTMIPTEEEKQKIQEAQLANPDVPLGSAEQFLLTLSSISELSARLQLWAFKMDYEATEKEVAEPLQDLKEGMDQLEKNKTIRYVLSTLLSIGNFLNSTNAKGFELTYLEKVPEVKDTVHKQSLLHHVCSVVVENFPQSTDLYSEIGAITRSAKVDFDQLQENLCQMERRCKASWDHLKVIAKHEMKPQLKQKMSDFLKDCAERIIILKIVHRRIINRFHSFLLFLGHPAYSVREISVHRFSKILSEFALEYRTTRERVLQQKQKRADHRERNKTRGKMIMDVNTPCGRSSAGSNNSAPSGGQEIEQPQGLEHAEDAAEHEHMKAVLRTSLSGSDKEGSGVPGLRTRTRSRPGRGGRSMQAWTPPVEDTQICGDDAADEIMERIVRSATQGPGTRTQPRERRRSRANRKSLRRTLKNGLTPEEALALGLTDSPEPQM, via the exons AAAGACTATATAACTCCAATGGACGTGATTTGAGAAGAGCACTCTTCTCTCTAAAGCAAATTTTTCAG GATGACAAAGACCTGGTCCATGAGTTTGTGATGGCTGAAGGTCTGACGTGTCTCATCAAGGTGGGAGCAGAAGCTGACCAAAACTACCAGAACTACATATTAAGAG CTCTCGGGCAGATCATGCTCTACGTGGACGGGATGAATGGCGTCATTGGCCATCCTGAGACAATCCAGTGGCTCTACACTCTCGTTGGCTCGAAG TTTCGTCTGGTGGTGAAAACAGCTTTGAAGCTGTTGCTGGTGTTTGTGGAGTACTCAGAGTCCAACGCGCCACTGCTGATCCAAGCCATCACCTCTGTGGACATGAAGAGAG GCAGCAAGCCATGGTCCAATGCTATGGAGATCTTGCATGAGAAGGATGGAGTGGATACGGAGCTTCTCGTCTATGCAATGACCCTCATCAATAAG ACTCTTGCAGCACTGCCCGACCAGGATTCGTTTTATGACATGGTGGATGGTCTGGAGGAGCAGGGCATGGAGACCCTTTCCCAAAGACACCTGGGGAGGAAAGGAACCGATCTTGACTTGGTCGAGCAGCTTAATATATATGAG ACGACCCTACGGCAtgaagatggtgatgatgacAGCCAGCCTCCACCAATGGTACGCCGGGACCGCAGGCGAGCCAGCGTTGGGGGCGGGGACAAAAGACATGGCCTGGAGAGGAGGCGGAGCCGCAGGGCTTCTCTTGGACGATCCGGTCACGCCTCGCCCTGCAGCCCTGCGTCCCCACAGAGAGCCGGCTTCCAACCTTTCAATGGAATCAGATCTGAGGACGTGAGCGAGAG CCCCGCTAGACATCTTCCATCCACCGTTCAAAGAACAACCCTTCAGTCCATCACCATCACGTCCAGAAAGGAGTCTGTAAAGGAGACAGAGCAGAGGAACTGGAGTGAACCGACCccagcaacaacaaccaccaccagCATTTCCTCCCCCTCTACCCCAACCCTTTCTCCCACTGTGTCCTGCACTCCCAGTCCTCCAGGACAGCCCTCGCTCCTGGCCACACTGCTGGCCAGAAAAAAGTCTATCGTCACTGTGCCAGCTACCAAGGAGGTGAGCCCGCCGTTGCGTGGCAGCTCGCACCCCTCCCCCGACCGCCTGCCCTACCTGCCCCACTCACCCTTCCACCTCTTCTCGTACGATCTCGACGAGGAGCCGTCGCCCCCGGCTCCGGGAAAGCCAAGCGAGGAGTCACCCAAACCAACGACTTCCAG GAACGGAGCCCTGACGTCCTACTCCTCTCTCAGCACCCCGAGTACACCTACCAGCTCAAG ACCTGCTCTGGGAGGCCTCCTGTCCTCGTCCTACCGCCAGCACCAAGAATCTTTGGCAGCTGAGCGAGAGCGCCGCCGTGTGGAGAGAGAAGAGAGGCTACAGAAAAtagaaagagaggagaggaacaAGCACAG CCGCGGCTATGTGGATAAAATGGAAGAGGCCCGGCTCGCGCGGGAGGagag GTATAAGAACGTGGAACGTCTGGCGGCGGAAGAGTACGAGAGGGAGCGCGTCAGGGTGTCGAGGAATCAACCTGCCGTCGACCTGAACTTTGAACCCTCGGAAGCCTGGCCTCCGTCATCATCACGCAGCAGCACGCCGTCTTCCTTCGCCTCACAGGAGGACGCAGAGGCTGAGCTTGAAACAGAGACCCCAACTGCCGTTCCCTGCACTCCATCTGAGACTG AAGAAGCCAACGACTTTAGTGCCAGCGTAGACGCAGAGGAGAAAGAGGCAGAAGCCActgctgaggaggaggaggaggaagaggaaggacGGAAAGATGTGGAAGTAGAGGAGGAAGTGACAGCAGAaagggaagaggaagaagttgaGGAACAGGCAGAGGAaccagagaaggagagagaggaggcagaggaggacAGTGGCATCCTGAGCGACAAGGAACGGCAGAATGAGGAAGTAAATGAGAAGGACAACTGCTCAGCCTCCAGCATCTCCTCCGCCAGCAGCACTCTGGAAAGAGAGGAGAGGGGCAGCAATGAGAGCG GCTTTAAGGAGGCAGAGGTGAATGAGAACTGCAACAAACTCCTCAACAGCAAACTCTTTATGCTCGACATGCTGTACTCCCAGAACAAGAAGCCCAgcgatgaggaggaagaggaagatgtggacaaggagaaggaggaaggggagggggAGGACAAAGAGGCTCAGCAGGATGCTAACAGGCAACCTGGGGAAGACCAAGAGAAGAACAGCAGGGATGAGAAGTCGGACCATCGCGGCAGCATCCGACCGATTGCCGAGCGGTTCGGAGACTTGATCAAGGACATCGGCACGTCTCACGCTCACTTGGACGGCCCGGCCAACGAGCCCCCTCCTCCCCCGCCCAAAAAGGAATCGGACACAATCTGGGACCAGCTGCTGGCCAGCCCTCGAGAGCTGCGCATCGGGGACATCAACTTCACCGACCTGACAGAGGAAGACGACAAGGACTTCCTCGATGCCGTTTTGATGGGGGGCTGCGGAGAGCTCCCGCCCCTGCCCCCGCCTCCGCCCTGCATCCCCCGCTTCCCTCCACCCCCACCCATGTTGGGCAGTTGCCCTCCGCCCCCACCCTTATTTGGCAGCATGaggcctccacctcctccttcaTTTAACGCCCTAATTCCAGTGCCTCCTCCCCCAGAGCCGCCTCTGtttaacaaaaagaagaagacgatCAGACTCTTCTGGAGtgag GTGCGTCCGACAGACTGTCAGTACAGGGACTACAAGAGGAGTGGAGAGTCATTCTGGTCCAAACTGGAACCGGTGAAGTTGGACACAGCCAAACTGGAACACCTGTTTGAGTCAAAGTCAAAGGAAATACCAGTTACAAAG AAAACAGCGGCCGATGGCAAACGCCAAGAGATCATCGTTTTGGATTCCAAAAGGAGCAACGCCATCAATATTGGTCTGACAGTCCTGCCTCCACCTCGCACCATCAAGACAGCCATCCTCAACTTTGACGAGTATGCTCTCAACAAGGAGGGCATAGAG AAAATCCTGACGATGATCcccacagaggaggagaagCAGAAGATTCAGGAGGCTCAGCTGGCCAACCCTGATGTCCCGCTGGGCTCTGCAGAGCAGTTTCTCCTCACCCTGTCCTCCATCAGTGAGCTCTCTGCCAGACTCCAGCTCTGGGCCTTTAAAATGGACTACGAGGCAACGGAGAAg GAAGTAGCAGAGCCACTGCAGGATCTGAAGGAGGGTATGGATCAGCTGGAGAAGAACAAAACTATCCGCTACGTCCTCTCTACGCTGCTCTCCATCGGAAACTTCCTCAACAGCACCAAT GCTAAAGGCTTCGAGCTGACCTATTTGGAGAAGGTTCCAGAAGTGAAGGACACAGTCCATAAGCAGTCACTGCTCCATCACGTTTGCTCTGTGGTGGTGGAAAACTTCCCTCAGAGCACCGACCTCTACTCCGAGATAGGAGCCATCACGCGCTCTGCAAAA GTGGATTTTGACCAGCTGCAGGAGAACTTGTGTCAAATGGAGCGGCGCTGCAAAGCCTCGTGGGACCACCTGAAGGTGATTGCCAAGCACGAGATGAAGCCCCAGTTGAAGCAGAAGATGTCCGACTTCCTCAAAGACTGCGCAGAGCGAATCATCATCCTTAAGATTGTTCACCGCAGGATCATCAACAG GTTCCACTCCTTCCTGCTGTTCCTTGGTCACCCGGCCTACAGTGTGAGAGAGATCAGCGTCCACAGGTTCAGTAAAATCCTCAGCGAGTTTGCGCTGGAGTACCGGACCACCCGAGAGCGTGtgctgcagcagaaacagaaacgaGCCGACCATCGCGAGCGCAACAAGACCCGAGGAAAGATGATCATGGACGTAAACACTCCT TGTGGTCGGAGTAGCGCAGGGAGCAACAACAGCGCCCCCAGTGGGGGTCAGGAAATTGAGCAGCCTCAGGGTTTGGAGCATGCAGAGGATGCTGCAGAGCACGAGCACATGAAAGCGGTGCTGAGAACCAGCCTCAGTGGCAGTGACAAGGAGGGCAGCGGCGTGCCGGGACTGCGGACACGGACCAGGTCACGGCCTGGACGAGGAG GACGCAGCATGCAGGCATGGACTCCGCCTGTGGAGGACACTCAGATCTGTGGAGATGATGCCGCAGACGAAATCATGGAGCGCATAGTGAGGTCAGCCACTCAGGGTCCAGGAACCAGAACCCAGcccagagagaggaggagatcCAGGGCCAACCGCAAATCAT TGAGGCGGACGCTGAAAAACGGCCTGACGCCAGAAGAAGCTCTCGCTTTAGGGCTAACTGATTCCCCAGAGCCACAGATGTGA